One window from the genome of Variovorax sp. PAMC26660 encodes:
- a CDS encoding GNAT family N-acetyltransferase, with the protein MHIRKATKDDVPAISALILSLAHHFTLQPNGAGAQEFLLSLQPSGIGRYVDADPFDYCIGTVDAQIAGVVAVRAKTHLFHLFVAEPFQRRGLAKALWLRAKSLHEQASVPDAMTVNATPFALPFYEHVGFRATGPRVETRGIAFVPMVWVQGCAAATPVQSAADYLENAMTCGFIPAATVGTLMGLNAPVPASTL; encoded by the coding sequence ATGCACATCCGCAAGGCAACCAAGGACGACGTACCCGCCATCAGCGCGCTGATTCTCTCGCTCGCACACCATTTCACCTTGCAGCCAAACGGCGCGGGCGCACAAGAGTTTCTGCTCTCGCTGCAGCCATCGGGCATCGGCCGTTATGTGGATGCAGACCCGTTCGATTACTGCATCGGAACGGTCGATGCGCAGATTGCCGGCGTGGTAGCTGTCCGCGCGAAGACGCACCTCTTTCACCTCTTTGTCGCCGAGCCATTCCAGCGCAGAGGATTGGCCAAGGCGCTTTGGCTTCGCGCGAAGTCGCTGCACGAACAGGCGTCTGTTCCGGATGCGATGACGGTCAACGCCACGCCGTTCGCACTTCCTTTTTACGAGCATGTCGGGTTTCGCGCGACAGGGCCTCGCGTTGAAACGCGAGGCATCGCCTTCGTACCGATGGTTTGGGTTCAGGGTTGCGCGGCCGCAACCCCTGTGCAAAGCGCTGCTGACTACCTCGAGAACGCGATGACCTGCGGGTTCATTCCCGCAGCGACAGTCGGCACGCTCATGGGGCTGAACGCGCCTGTGCCGGCATCGACGTTGTAG